A window of Balaenoptera ricei isolate mBalRic1 chromosome 12, mBalRic1.hap2, whole genome shotgun sequence genomic DNA:
TCCCAGCTTCCAGAGGAGCGGGGCGCCCCCCGCGCTGCTCCCGCAGGTCCGGTCTGTGCCGGTAAGCCCCATATCGGAGGCGGTGGGGATGGCGGTTACGTAGCGCCCGAAGCGGGGCAAGAGCAGGCTCCGCCTCCCAGGGAGAGACTGGATACGGCGTCTGTATCCCTGGCGACGGACGGCAGCCGGGGAAATGGCGGCCGGCGGGGAGAGCCGCGGGGCTCGGGTGGGGAGAAGGCCCTAGAAACCTGTGGCGCGGAGAGGTTCGGATCTGACCTGATGGCGGAGGCGAAGGCTGAGGAAGTGAAGACTGAAGAGGGCCCCCTCTTCTCAGTCACAGTGGATGAGGAGGTGGCGGAGAAGGAAggagtgaaggaggaggagggagtggagcaggagatggagatggaggagaAGCCAGTAggtgaagaaatagaaatggtGGAGAATAGAGTGGTGGAGGAGGCAGGGCACCGGCCCCTGCGGATGGATCTCCGCATGAACCCTCTGGAGGCCATCCAGCTGGAGCTGGACACTGTGAATGCTCAGGCTGACCGGGCCTTTCAGCAACTAGAACATAAGTTCGGACGGATGCGTCGACACTACCTGGAGCGGAGGAACTACATCATTCAGAATATCCCGGGCTTCTGGGTCACTGCCTTT
This region includes:
- the TSPYL1 gene encoding testis-specific Y-encoded-like protein 1, which gives rise to MSGPDGVERTPLPETHSLTVPDRAPGDPDSPRCLKLREETEASQVMAETGEGSFEAVALPPSQLPEERGAPRAAPAGPVCAGKPHIGGGGDGGYVAPEAGQEQAPPPRERLDTASVSLATDGSRGNGGRRGEPRGSGGEKALETCGAERFGSDLMAEAKAEEVKTEEGPLFSVTVDEEVAEKEGVKEEEGVEQEMEMEEKPVGEEIEMVENRVVEEAGHRPLRMDLRMNPLEAIQLELDTVNAQADRAFQQLEHKFGRMRRHYLERRNYIIQNIPGFWVTAFRNHPQLSPMIRGQDAEMLRYITNLEVKELRHPRTGCKFKFFFRRNPYFRNKLIVKEYEVRASGRVVSLSTPIIWRRGREPQSFIRRNQEVVCNFFTWFSDHSLPESDRIAEIIKEDLWPNPLQYYLLREGVHRARRRPIREPVEIPRPFGFQSG